GGCACAATGTAGCCACAAAAGGAAAATCCCATGAGCAAGGACACCACTGTTCGCTCACGTGTAGACAGCAGGCTGAAAGCCGACGCTGAAACCATCCTCAATGGCCAGGGCATCACCATGTCCCAGGCCATCAATCTGATGCTCCGCCAGGTCGTCATCCAGAACAAACTCCCCTTCGACATGGAAGGGGCACCCAAGCTCAATGCGCGGGCGCAGGCGCTCTGCGATGCGTACGATGCCGGGGTAATACCCACCACAGAGTACCCAGACACGAAGGCGTTCTTCGCCTCCCTGGGTATCAATTGACCGCCCATGAAAGCAAGGGGATGCCTTACAGGCGAGAAGCTCTCAGGTCACGCAGGTTGACCAGGTGTTTCCGCTTGACCCAGCCAAGGTGCGAATTACCGGCCTTGTTGGTGTATTCGACCTGACACCATGAATCTGTGCAGACGAGGATGCCCACCACATCGTCCCGAACGATGTACCGAGCATGGGTCGCATGCACCTGTGGGGTCTGATACAGGTAGGCCCTTGGGTCTTTCACTCTGGCCATCCCGATCCACTGCTTGGGCTCGACCATGCTCAACGCCAGTCCCGTGTTGATCTCAGGTGGGAGCAACATGCCGCACCCAGGCATCTCAGTGGCCGATTCAATCGAGAACGCTACGCCATCTCCCTCTGGTCGCAAGCTTCCGGCGAAGCCCATCGGCGCCTTGGTCACGAAAGTGACGTGGCCCATTGCGTCAACCTGGCCGCTCATGGAGAACGAGCAGGTGATCCGCGTCGAGCCCGGCATTTCATCGTAGTAATGCCCTTCAACGTAGCCATCGGGCGTCACCGCCAACAGTAGCTGCTCATACTTCCCAGAGTGCAGTACCTGGGCCGAAAGGGCTGTGGAAATCAGCTGCAGGCTTGCGGCAAGCAGCAGTGCGGGGAATTGTGGTATCACCTTGTACACTCCGTTAGATGATCCCATTACGGGATGTTTCGAAGCCGATCGAATCGAGACTAGGCCGATAACCAAAGCTTCGGTCGCAAAAGAGCCCGAATGGTCTAGATCGGCACACCGTGGCCGAAGCAACATCGTCAGCTTACAAGAAGTCGAGCGAACTAGGGGGACAAGGTATAAAATGCGTCCCCGCCATTCATCAGCTGATCGTAACGCTACCGGAGAAAATGTTGAAGCTTTCGAACCCTGTCGCCCTTCGAGCCTTCGAAAAAGCACTCACCAAGGTCAGGGCGGGCCCGCGACCACGCCCGAGATTCAGTAGCCGCACCGCCGACAAATTTGTTATCAGAGGCTATGTGGAGCTGTTCGAGGAGCTCAAAGGGATTGGCTTGCACCAGGGTCGTAGCATGAACTCTGAAGCCGTTGCAGCCATTCTAGATAGCCTGGAAGGCAATCTACGGTCTACGGCGAGGGTCAGGGTTTTGCAAGCTCACCTCGGCAGGCGATTGAGCGCTGAGGTCATGGCCGAAGTGGGGGAATTCGACCTCACCGTTTGTGCAAAGCCCCAGAAGTTTGTGGTTCGTCTTCCGCCCAGCGTTAGGGATATCATTCGTGATGGCGTCAAGAAGGTAACTTCTCGTGAGGGTGGAAAAATTTCGATGCGTGATTGGGTGCTAGAGGCGCTGGTAAAGTGGGTTAACTCTCAGCGCCAGGAATTCGCGCTGCTGACTACAATTATTGAGGTCGACAAAAGCTTGCTCGAACAGTTTTGATTGAGGAACAGGGCGACGTACAGCCGTCCAAGCTAATGGACGCTTGCAATCAAACAAAAACGCCCGGCAAGCCGGGCGTTTCAGCAGTGTGTGACGCGGGTATCACAGGATCTTCGAGACCACGCCGGCACCCACGGTGCGACCGCCTTCACGGATCGCGAAGCGCAGGCCTTCTTCCATCGCCACCGGCTGGATCAGCTCGACAGAGAAGGTCAGGGAGTCACCCGGCATGACCATTTCCACGCCTTCCGGCAGCTGGACGTTGCCGGTAACGTCGGTGGTGCGGAAGTAGAACTGCGGGCGGTAGCCCTTGAAGAACGGGGTGTGACGACCGCCTTCTTCCTTGCTCAGCACGTACATTTCCGCTTCGAACTTGGTGAAGGCCTTGGCAGTTCCTGGCTTGACCAGCACTTGGCCACGCAGCACGTCTTCACGCTTGATACCGCGCAGCAGGATGCCGCAGTTTTCGCCGGCACGCCCCTCATCCAGGAGCTTGCGGAACATCTCGACACCCGTGCAGGTCGACTTGATGGTGGGCTTGAGGCCAACCACTTCGACTTCTTCCTGCACGCGCACGACCCCGCGTTCGATGCGCCCGGTAACCACGGTGCCGCGACCGGAGATCGAGAACACGTCCTCGATCGGCATCAGGAACGGTTTGTCGATTGCACGCTCAGGCTGCGGGATGTAGCTGTCGAGGGTCTCGACCAGTTTCTTCACCGCGCTGGTGCCCAGGCCTTTCTCGTCATTACCGTTCAGCGCCATCAGCGCCGAACCGATGACGATCGGGGTGTCATCGCCAGGGAATTCGTACGCGTTGAGCAGGTCGCGCACTTCCATCTCCACCAGCTCCAGGAGCTCATCGTCATCCACCATGTCCGCCTTGTTCAGGAAGACAACGATGTACGGTACGCCCACCTGGCGGGAAAGCAGGATGTGCTCGCGGGTCTGCGGCATCGGGCCGTCAGCGGCGGAGCAGACCAGGATCGCACCGTCCATCTGGGCGGCGCCGGTGATCATGTTCTTCACGTAGTCCGCGTGGCCGGGGCAGTCAACGTGTGCGTAGTGGCGAGTGGCCGAGTCGTACTCCACGTGCGACGTGTTGATGGTGATGCCACGCTGCTTCTCTTCGGGCGCGCTGTCGATCTTGTCGAAGTCAACCTTGGCCGAACCGAACACTTCCGAGCAGACGCGAGTCAGGGCGGCGGTGAGGGTGGTTTTGCCATGGTCAACGTGGCCGATGGTGCCGACGTTGACGTGGGGTTTGGTGCGCTCGAACTTTTCCTTAGCCATGCAGAATTCTCCCGTCAGGCTTGCAAGCCGTTATTGGCCGAATTCCCATCATATCCTTTATACGAATATTGTCAACAGCCCCGATTTTGAATGCATAAAAATTGGCTTAGCAATTTATCTAGAAATCGTTATTTGGAGACGTATTTGCAATGCCTTGGTGTAAAGGCTTAGCCACTACTTTGTCAGTCCGCTTCGATGTGCACCAGTTTTTGGCTACAGTGCCGGCACTGAAAAATCCTGGCGACAAGCCAGCCAGCTTCCGCTTCCAGCTCATCAACATATTCATCGAGAACCTCGTGTTCGCCGCAATAATCCTCCTGAATTTGCGGGAGCACCTCGGCGTGCTCCTGCCGGATCGTCTTACCATCACAAGCCCCCAGGAACACGGCTGCATCAGCACAATGGGACAGCCAAATTTGATCCTGCCAGGTGTTGAAGCCCGGTGTACGCTTGCAGATTTCATCTTTCACCGCCCGGCTCACCTCCTGGTCATTCTGATCGTTCAGGATCAAGTTAGGGTCAGAGAACTCCAGCGCAAGCGCTGAATACGCCTCTCCACTGGCAATGCACCAGGGGCAGATCGGGATCAGGTTGCCTAAATTAGGGTAGACAGGGCCCATGTACTGGAAGCCTCGGGCTTGTTTGCAAACCCTGCAGACCTGATCAGAAGGGATGAAGGTGCTCGTTTTGAGGGGATCAGGGTGATAGATAAACACGGGCAGAATCATCGAACATTTCTCAGGTTGGTGTATGGAGTACAAATGTACTCCTGGCATAAAACTGAAGATTAGAGGGTTGTGAACGCAATTCACATTCATTGTGGCGCCAGTCCAGGTAGGGCTGGCCGCTCAGATAGGCCTTGATGCCGGTGGTTTCAGCGCTCAAGCGTGATGGAAGCCTGATCCTTGATGAGATCCTGCTTCTTCAGCGCTTCCTTGAAGCTGGCTCGCACCAGGTTGGTGGCATCACTCAGCCCATAATCACTGCCACTTTGAATCGCCCTGCGCATGACCACGCCGCCGCTGGTTTGCTGGTAGATGGCATCTTTTTCCGCCGTGCGTTCGGCAGTGGTGCCAGCGAAGAGATCGCGAAGGCCTTTGCTGCCCTCAATATGCTGCTGAACCTGGACTTGCGTCATGCCCAGCGTCACGAGGGCAGCCTCATGGTTCATGGCTTGTTTTTCCACCACCTCAATCGCCTGGGTCAGATGTTCTGCATCGACGGTGCCAGCGCTGAGCGCCTGTTGCTGATTGGCAACTGACTGCTGACTGAGGGCCATGAACTCCATGGTCGCTCGGTGCAACGCGCCGTCATCGAGCAGCGCGTCGAAACGCTCCATCATGGCCCTTTTGGCAGGCTCCACCCCGATAGTCAGCTGCCCGCGAATATGAACCTCTTCGACGATCGACTTGAAGCCAGGGGAATTGACCGAAAGCTTGCCGTTTTCGTAGAAATGGTCTTGGAACAGTTGATTGACGTAGTCCGTGACCTGCTCATGCGACTTGCCAATGAAGTCCGCAGGATTGACGCCCTTAGCCTGTTCATCGGCCAGGACGCGATAGACCGCCAAGGCATCGGCGTGGTCGAAATCCCATTTCACGGCCTGTCGGTAGTTGTTGATGACACCCGTGAAACCGTCGTACGAGCCGGTGAGTGCTGCCGTTTGGTACACCGCGTGCAGATCCGCATAGGCTTCTTTCACCGCCGTTGTGTACAGACCCGCATCGAACGCCGCCATGCGATTTTCCAGGACATAGTCGGCGCCCTTGGCAGCAACTCCGACCAGGTCGACCGCGCCATCGCCTTCCAGTGCTTGCACCAGGGCGATATTGATCACCGAGTTGATGTTGGCACCGGTTCCTGCCAGGTCTGCCTTGAGCCCTGGCATGACGGAGAAGTCGATGCAATGGCCCATCTCGTGGTTGGTATTGCTCACCCGCGCCAGCTCGGAATTGACCAGGAGCAGGTCGCCACGGGCACCGTGGAAGGACAGGTTGTCACCCGCCTTGACCCAACCATTGTCCTGGAAGTTGACCACACAACCGGGGTCTTTCATGTCCATCACCACGGGTGTCGCCCTGGGCACATCAGGCAAGCCCTCGTAGGTAACGTCACGGCCCTCGACAAGAAAACGAACCTTCTGGCCGTCCATGCTTTTGGACGCAAAGTAGCGGTTGCTGGCGAAGTCTGAGGACTTCAGCATGGTATTGTCCTGCACAACCTCCTGTTCAGGCTGCACCTGGAAGTCAGCGGCATTGGCAAAATTCTGAACTGCCATGAAACCACAGGTTACCAAAAGTGCAGAAGCAAGGAATCGAGACGGTTTTTTCAGGATCATGGCAGACTCTCGTTTATGGCTACTATTGATGTATTGTCAGCTTAGACAGCGCGCTCAATCAAGGTTAAAGCGTGCATAAGCTCATGCATTTTCCTGGCTGCCCGGAATCCAGATACAAAAAGGCCAGGCATTCATGACGAACCCTGGCCTTGTGCTTCAGCGTTGATCAGTCGATGAAACCCTGAACCAGCACTCGCACGCTCTGATCGTCATCCAGGGTCTTCTGGGCGTCAAGGCGGCTGGCACCGATGTTGCGATCTTGGAAGTAGAAGCCATCCGCTCGCTGCTCGATGACGTCGCACTCCACGGCCACATCAATTAGCAGGATCTCATCCGGATCGGGCTGCTCGTTGACCGGAGGAAGCTCTCCTGTAGCCGACTTAATCAGCGCTGCCGACACCGAGGTCACCTTCGCAACAGGTTCATTGGCTGCCGCGCTGTGCGGCGTGGACGCTGCAGGGGCGCTTGCTGTGGACTTCTGTGGGCTGGCCACTGACTTGGCGGCAGAAGCCAGGCTGGTTAGCGTAGCTTGGGGGGCATCGTTTCGTTCAGCCGGGATGGCCCTGGCCAAATGCTTTGCCCGGATGGCTGCTTCGATTTCGTTCGAGATGGCAGGGTTATCCAGCAGGTACTTGGCGGTGTTGGCTTTGCCCTGGCCGATCTTGTTCCCCTTGTAGGAGTACCAGGCCCCCGCTTTTTCGATCAGACCGTCAGCAACACCGATGTCCACAAGTTCCAGCGGCTTGGCGATGCCTTGGCCATAGAGGATGGCGAACTCTGCCTGGCGGAAGGGTGGGGAGACCTTGTTCTTGACCACCTTGACACGGGTTTCGCTGCCCACCACTTCGTCGCCTTCCTTCACGCTGCCGGTACGGCGAATGTCCAGACGTACCGAGGCATAGAACTTCAGCGCATTGCCACCGGTCGTGGTTTCCGGACTACCGAACATGACACCGATCTTCATCCGGATCTGGTTGATGAAGATGACCAGGCAGTTGGCATTCTTGATGTTACCGGTGATCTTGCGCAGCGCCTGGGACATCAACCGGGCCTGCAGACCCACGTGCATATCCCCCATCTCGCCTTCGATCTCGGCCTTAGGTACCAGGGCAGCCACGGAGTCGACGATGATCACGTCGACGGCATTGGAGCGCACCAACATGTCGGTGATCTCCAGTGCCTGCTCACCCGTGTCAGGTTGCGAGACCAGCAGGTCATCCACGTTGACGCCCAGCTTGCCGGCGTATTCAGGATCGAGCGCATGTTCGGCATCAACGAACGCACAGGTGTGACCCAGCTTCTGCGCCTGGGCAATTACCGAAAGGGTCAGCGTGGTTTTACCGGAGGATTCAGGGCCATAGATCTCAACGATGCGGCCTTTCGGCAGCCCGCCGATGCCCAGCGCGATGTCCAGTCCCAAAGATCCTGTCGAAATGGCAGGGATCGGCTGGCGATCGTGATCACCCATGCGCATGACCGCGCCTTTCCCGAACTGGCGTTCGATTTGTAACAACGCGGCAGAAAGCGCCTGCTGCTTCTGGGGAGATTGAGACATAGAGGCTCCGGAAACGGGGGTAGGTAGTGCTCCATATTAGGGCTACCAGGAATTTTGTCAATAATCGCTCAAGCCCGCCAACGAACCTGCTCTAGAATCCGCAATTGAAAGGGTCGTGTCCAGCAATGGCGGTGCTTTTATGGTGAAAACGTTGACAATTTGCCAATAAACAGTAAACTCGAATTCATGGAAAAACACAGGACATCACGACGATGTTTGCACACACCCTTTGAACGCCTCAACCGCCACGCACGTCAGTCGGATCAAGCCCTTGTCACACGAGCGGTGCAATGAGCTGCTTGTCAATGTCAGGCAGGACAACTGCCGCAAATCCTTTGATGCTGTGGTGACCAGCTTCATGCCATTGGCTCTGAGCGTGGCCATGAAGTTTCGCCACCGGGGTGATGTCAACGACTTGTTTCAAATCGCCTGCATGAACCTGATGGATGCGACACGCACATTCAATGACGGTTTCGCCACTCATTTTCCGAGCCATGCGCGTACCTGGATCACCTTGGGCCTTCGCCGTCACCTGCTGTTCGAATCGCGGCTGATCAAGGTGCCAGAGAACCGGGCAATTTTGAAATGCTATCGCCGTATGCATCAGTTCAGTGCCGACAAGCCACCCACTGCGTCGCAGATCAGCGCCTTTACCAAAACCCATGCTGTGACCAAGGATGAGTTCCTGGCGGCTTATGAGCTGTATTTTGCCACCTATGAATCCACCAGTCAGGGCATCGACGATGAGGCAGACCCCCTGGAATCGCGTTTGTCCAATGGACTGACACTGGAGGACGAGGTGATCGCTGCTGACGAGCAAGCGGATACGGTGAAAATCGTAAACCGCCTGATGAACGTACTCACCGATCGAGAGCAGACCGTGATCCGCGCCAGGGTGCTGCAGGACGAGCCTGTTCAGCTGCGCCTGGTGGGAGAAGAAATGGGGGTTTCCTGCGAGCGCGTACGCCAGATCGAGAAGCAGGCCCTCAACAAAATCCGGATGGCGGCTTGATCAGCTCTCGCTGAGACCTTTGCTTGCAAACGCCAGGCGTGTAGCAGGTGCGCGCTACCTGCAGCCTGGTGGGGCGGGTTCATCACCCATGGCTTCTTAACGCCCTGACCGCGCTAAAGGGCGCCTGTCGGCCATTTCAGTGCTGGATCGTTTCTCACAAGGCTGGGCGCAGGACTGTCATCATCGATCGGCTCACGCTGGGTGCTGACCCTATGCCTGCAATCCAGGCAGCATTTCTTGATATCGCTGGCGACCAGGGCTTTCAAGGCGCCGCCCGCTCATTTGAAATCAAGGCTCGACAGGGCTCGGCTGCACATCCACGTGGCGAATCTTGCCATCGCTTCCCATTTCAAGTCCCCTGGCATAGCTTTGGGCTTGCCGAAGCTGCCAAGCAAGGCGATCACCTTTGACATGAACACACAGTCCAATCGTTCGCAAGTGGCCGACCGCAAGCAGCGGATCGCCATTGGCAGCGCGCAAGACTTTCTGGCAGTTCGTAATGGATTCGCCAGTGAACTCGCGCATTGCCTTGAGGACTGCGGCGATGACTGTGGGGTCTTGTGAAGTGGGCATAGGGCCTTGCTCCAGGGCAATCGGTTCTTCCCTCGGGGCTTCATCCCGAGGGCTGCGGCAATGATTGCATTGAGCTTGATTCGCTTCGCAATCGAAGGGCTGCAGTGTAAAATCAAAGTCAATCACGGTTTAAGCCATTATTGACTATAGATGCTTAAATAACAACTTAAAAAGGGCTTCACCATGCGCGATCGGTTCGTTTTCCTCGATACAGAGTTCACACAGCTTTCTGAATCAGCCTGTCTGATTTCCCTGGCCTTGGTCGCAGACACTGGTGAGCAGTATTACGCAGAGATCACCAACGGGTGGTCGGTAGACAGCTGCTCGGATTTTGTGAAGAGTATAGTTCTGCCGCAGCTGACCCCTCTGGAATATGGACGCAGCGCACTTCAGGCAGGCATTGAAATCCAGGAATTTGTGGAATCGCTCGGCAGGCCGGTCAAAATTGTGACCGACTGCGCCGATTTCGACTGGTGTTTTCTGTGTCAACTCACCTTCGACGTCGGCCTATGGCCCCAAAACGCGAGCATCCATTGGGTTCATGTCAGTTCTCTGCTGAGTAAAGAGGAAATTGCCACATACCGAGCTGCAGCGCCGCATCACGCGCTTAAAGACGCACGCATTTATGCAGACCTATTCAATAAATCAAAGAAATGAAATTCCCGCTCATTTGTTAATATTGTGTAAAGAATAGTAGCCATTTGATATTGGCAGTCGTCATGATATGCACTACTATAATGGCAAGGCTTTGAGGCGCATTGCCCGAACTACTATTGCGAGGTTTTTGCGTTATGAAGCTACTGATGGGCGTCCACCGCAAAGAATTCCGCGCCTGGTCGGGTGGGCGACTCGATATCGTCAAGTCGAGCGGAGATTGTTTCCAGTTCTTCATCCATTCCGAGGGTGCCACCTTGGGAGTCGAGGTCGGCCAGGATGAAGCCTCGCAAATTGCCCAGCAGATGCTGGACATCTGCGCCTTCAGTGGCCAGCGCAGCGCTCTGGATCAGCTGCGCAGCTCATTGCACCTGGAAAATTCGCTGGGCGAAACACTGGTTGTCCAATATGTCAATGACGGTGAGCCATTCCGTGAAGGCGTGCGTCTTGCCCTGGCAGTGAAGGGTCGTTGGGATCTGGGGGAAAGTCTGGATTTTGAACACCATGAAGCGAAGGGTATTGCCAGTTTTTTGCAGCATGTGGAGCAGTAGCGCTTCTCTGAGATTTAACTCATAGATCAAACTGTGAAGAAAGGAGAGATACCATGAAACCCAATCCATTGCTGATTGAACTGTACGAAACCGATGAGACTGGAAAGCCAAAACCCCTGTTTGAAATCAAACATGGCCCCTCACCGAAAAAGGCTCCACTCGTTTTGCACCATGCACTGCATGCTCTACCGGCGCTCGAAGCGATCGACAAGCGCATTGACGAGATCCTCTCGTCGCTTGGAAAGCGTGGGCAGAATGTTGCCGAGCTGATGGATGAGGTCGAGGCCCTGCAGATTCATGGCTGCAAGCTATTTGCCCAAACCATTTACCTGGATACCAGTGACCGCAATTCCTGGCTATCCATCAACCAATGCATGACCCATCAGCCTCGCTCGAATTCGGTCTATGGCTCCCACGCCAAAAATCTGAAGGCATTCTGGAAAGGGAGTTTGCATCCCGCGTCCCCAAGCGTCGAGCCCGCTGTCAGCCTGTGAGAAACACATGAATCGCGCAAGAGAGTTCAAAGCCAAGCTCCACAAACGCTTCGGTAGCCTCCAGGCCATCGGGGCGTATCTTGCGGATCTGAATACCAATGAAACCGAGGAGGCGTTCACTGCCAACCCGGAAAACTGTGGCGTGATGTTTCGAGCGACCCATCGCCTGGCCAATGGCAAGCCGATGTACGATGCATGCAACTGCGCTGAATACATTCTGGATTCGGTAGAGGAGGAGGGTGGCCGTTATGGATTCCAAATTATCAATAACCAAACTGCTGCCGGCGACTGCTATCCACGCGGGCATCACACCTTTGTGGTGCTCAACTCTCGCTTTGTCGTCGACATCTGGATCAGCCTCTATGCCGAACGAACCGCTCAGGTTGTGTTCGACTTGCTCGACAAAAACGATCATGAGCTGATTCAGCATCTGTACGGTGATCCGGAGCAATGGTGCGTCTGGGACAAAGAGCAGCAGGTGTACCAGCCCTGCATCCAGCTTCCAGACAATCAGCGGCCACGGCTGGGGCATTATTTGAAGTTGGTGGCAGCCTTGGAGCCGGGGAGCCTGTAGCCCCGTGAAGCTCGAATCTACAGGCCTTGTTAGCTGTCTGTGGACGTACGAACAACTTGATCAATTGAATGACGGCTCACTGTAGCCTTGTTGATACTGCCTGCAGCTCTCTTCATGGGAGGTAGTGGAGGGCGTCGCCATCTTTGATCCGCCAGTGCTGGCAGCAGCGTGATCAAGAATGGCGCCCATATCCTGATAGGTGAAATGTGCGTCAATGTCGCGCAATGCAATTGCAACCTCCCGATTCCACTGCTCTTGAGTGAAGGATCGGTAGCTGCCAACCAGGGTGAGCTCCTGGAGCTTCGCTTCGGTAAGGTCTTCGTAATAGGGTTGTCCATGCCCCCTGATCCAACCGTTCTGGGTCATTGGGGTCAGTCCGTCGATATCGAGAAAAAACTCGCCTCCAGGGGGAATTACCCAGGCATGCTCAACGTAACCTGGCTGAATGTCATCGCAGATGACGGCCTGGATTGTCCACCCGAGTTTGCGATGGAGCGCTGCCGCCAGGTGCATGCACCAACCAGATGAATAACGATCGTATATTTCAGTTGGAACGTTGAGATAAATCACATCAATCACCCTTTTCCTTAGAATTTACCATGGGTAGTACAGCCCCCTGCAATCACCGGGGATTACCGGGGTCTCAGAGGGCAATGCAGAAGATCGCAATCACAGCTTAGGGGCGGTTATGAGGATTTGGCTTTCGGTTGTAATCGACTAGCCTGCATTGCCTGTGTCAAACTAGGAGTATAAATCAAGTTAAGGGTAAGGATGGACGACATGTCAGAACCTGGGAAATCAGCAACCATTCAGCGTTACGACAGACTGGCACCGGGGCAAAAGCTCCTGGTGGATGCCATTTCGGATTGGTGGAAGGATGCACAGTTTCTGACCACCGGAGACCGAGGTGAGTGGAACGTTTTTGACAATGACCCCATGTTTATCAGGCAGATTGAAATCATCCGTAATCCTGAAAAAGCAGACTGGTATTGGCAGAATTATGGCGTCACCTTTGCCGAGATGGCAGCGGAAGTTGTGAAATGGTGGGACAATTTCGATGTCATCGATGGCGACAGAAATATATTCGATGAGGAGCCCGAGTTTGTTGGCAAAGCCCGGAATTTTTTGGAAAAAAAGGCCAGCCATGACGCTGAGCCAGGGCTGTAACAGCCTATTTAAAAAGCCTGTCGTTCTTGAGCGTAGAATGGCAGGCGCGTAAACTGGTTGAATAAGCCCTCAATATAAATACATAGGATTGACACCATGTCGTTCAGGTACGGTATCGCAAAGTTCAGGGATGGCACTGAAGCGTATCTGGTTTACGCTGACAGCCCTGGCTGGGCCCTGAAGCCACTCTTTCCATCGCTGGAAGAGGCGATGGATTGGCGCAACCGTGATTTTCCCGAGATGCCCAATACGGGAATTGCGCTTCAGATGCACGCCAAATCTGCCGAAGAGCCCGTGTTGATCTTGGCCGATATCTCCAGCCCTGAATGTGCAGGGTTGTGGTTCTATACGACTGCCTCGAAAAACGACATGGTCATTACCGGGCCGACCTCTCAGCTGGAAGTTGAAGAAGCAGTGCTGCTGGGTAACGAGATCTGCACCAAGGAATTCTACGAAGCCTGGGACACCGCCAAGAGCGTTCTCCCTCCCCTGATAAAGCCCAGGGAGACCAGCAATGCTGGCGTTCTCCGGACAAGATCAGATGGCTTGCCCACGACCTCCAATGCTGAAATCTGCGCGAAGTGGGTTGCCGACCAGGAATCTGGGCCTTTCGGCATACACCCACTGATCAAGGGCTTTCTACTCGGGCACCCTGAGTACTGCCGGCGCTTCCCCGCCCTGGGCATGCGCGGCTCGCCCTCTCAAGCCAAATGGGAGAATATCTCAAGGCTGATGGTGCTAGCGAATCAATCCCGGCGTGGCTCTGATCCCGTGCTGTACCCCAAGGGCGTATTTGACGCAGAGCTGTCCCCGAGGATTGGCGAGGAATTTGTTGCCTTTGCCAAAGAGCAAGGTATATCACTTAAAGCTATAGCGTCACGGGATTATTCTCAGAAAGATGATCTCACTCGCTAGACTGGTCTTCACCCTTGTCCGAAACTTCAGTGAGCCCCCAACCTTCCTCACGAGGAGGTTAATGCTCATCGGTAGAAAGGCACGGCTGTCGACCCGTCATCTGCGAATGTTATTGAACACTATCAAGCTTCGTAAATTCGTCCAGGGGGCTCGCCGAGGCCAGCGTTGACGACTACTGGTGGTATGAACACAATCTTGCGCATGGCGCGCTCTGGCCCATACGGTTGGTTGCGAAAGTGGCCACGTCGATAGTGTGTGACCATGGTACGCCCTGTCTCATGATGATCACCGTAATCCACGCTTGCCGCAAATTTGTGCCCCACCAGACGAACTTTCAGATAGTCCCGGTTGG
The Pseudomonas sp. Leaf58 genome window above contains:
- a CDS encoding type II toxin-antitoxin system RelB/DinJ family antitoxin yields the protein MSKDTTVRSRVDSRLKADAETILNGQGITMSQAINLMLRQVVIQNKLPFDMEGAPKLNARAQALCDAYDAGVIPTTEYPDTKAFFASLGIN
- a CDS encoding Arc family DNA-binding protein, whose product is MAEATSSAYKKSSELGGQGIKCVPAIHQLIVTLPEKMLKLSNPVALRAFEKALTKVRAGPRPRPRFSSRTADKFVIRGYVELFEELKGIGLHQGRSMNSEAVAAILDSLEGNLRSTARVRVLQAHLGRRLSAEVMAEVGEFDLTVCAKPQKFVVRLPPSVRDIIRDGVKKVTSREGGKISMRDWVLEALVKWVNSQRQEFALLTTIIEVDKSLLEQF
- the tuf gene encoding elongation factor Tu, which encodes MAKEKFERTKPHVNVGTIGHVDHGKTTLTAALTRVCSEVFGSAKVDFDKIDSAPEEKQRGITINTSHVEYDSATRHYAHVDCPGHADYVKNMITGAAQMDGAILVCSAADGPMPQTREHILLSRQVGVPYIVVFLNKADMVDDDELLELVEMEVRDLLNAYEFPGDDTPIVIGSALMALNGNDEKGLGTSAVKKLVETLDSYIPQPERAIDKPFLMPIEDVFSISGRGTVVTGRIERGVVRVQEEVEVVGLKPTIKSTCTGVEMFRKLLDEGRAGENCGILLRGIKREDVLRGQVLVKPGTAKAFTKFEAEMYVLSKEEGGRHTPFFKGYRPQFYFRTTDVTGNVQLPEGVEMVMPGDSLTFSVELIQPVAMEEGLRFAIREGGRTVGAGVVSKIL
- a CDS encoding CbrC family protein, coding for MILPVFIYHPDPLKTSTFIPSDQVCRVCKQARGFQYMGPVYPNLGNLIPICPWCIASGEAYSALALEFSDPNLILNDQNDQEVSRAVKDEICKRTPGFNTWQDQIWLSHCADAAVFLGACDGKTIRQEHAEVLPQIQEDYCGEHEVLDEYVDELEAEAGWLVARIFQCRHCSQKLVHIEAD
- a CDS encoding sigma-70 family RNA polymerase sigma factor, whose translation is MTSFMPLALSVAMKFRHRGDVNDLFQIACMNLMDATRTFNDGFATHFPSHARTWITLGLRRHLLFESRLIKVPENRAILKCYRRMHQFSADKPPTASQISAFTKTHAVTKDEFLAAYELYFATYESTSQGIDDEADPLESRLSNGLTLEDEVIAADEQADTVKIVNRLMNVLTDREQTVIRARVLQDEPVQLRLVGEEMGVSCERVRQIEKQALNKIRMAA
- a CDS encoding 3'-5' exoribonuclease, yielding MRDRFVFLDTEFTQLSESACLISLALVADTGEQYYAEITNGWSVDSCSDFVKSIVLPQLTPLEYGRSALQAGIEIQEFVESLGRPVKIVTDCADFDWCFLCQLTFDVGLWPQNASIHWVHVSSLLSKEEIATYRAAAPHHALKDARIYADLFNKSKK